The Burkholderia lata genome contains a region encoding:
- a CDS encoding HD domain-containing protein, whose translation MSRVIAGIPIPDGRIAQSAADLVFTSEPDILYRHSMRVFVFASLIGQRRELEFDAELLYVAALFHDIGLTASYHHSTRRFEVDSADAVRTFLTGHGASADDIADAWHAVALHTTFGVNTYMQPLTVLLAAGVETDLLGLHFDEVRRFEREAVLEAFPRGAGFKDLILEAFAEGMSQRQAMAFGSVGADVLERWDPDYRRTNFCGLVLGSNWKE comes from the coding sequence ATGAGCCGGGTGATCGCGGGTATTCCAATTCCTGATGGCCGGATCGCGCAGTCAGCTGCCGACTTGGTGTTCACCAGCGAGCCGGATATCCTGTACCGACACTCGATGCGAGTATTCGTATTTGCGTCGTTAATCGGCCAGCGCCGAGAGCTCGAATTCGATGCCGAACTGTTATACGTAGCCGCATTGTTCCATGACATTGGGCTGACCGCGAGCTATCACCATTCGACTCGGCGCTTTGAGGTCGATAGTGCCGATGCCGTACGGACGTTCCTCACCGGGCACGGTGCGTCAGCGGACGATATTGCCGATGCGTGGCATGCAGTCGCCTTACACACAACGTTCGGCGTGAACACATACATGCAACCACTCACGGTACTGCTCGCTGCCGGCGTCGAAACCGATTTGCTTGGCCTGCACTTCGACGAGGTGCGTCGCTTCGAGCGAGAGGCAGTGTTAGAAGCATTCCCTCGCGGTGCAGGCTTCAAGGATTTGATCCTCGAGGCGTTCGCGGAAGGGATGTCACAACGACAAGCGATGGCATTCGGCAGCGTCGGTGCCGACGTACTCGAGCGTTGGGATCCAGACTACCGACGCACGAATTTCTGTGGTCTAGTACTCGGTTCGAATTGGAAAGAGTGA
- a CDS encoding helix-turn-helix domain-containing protein, translated as MQRVSGKRDDAGHLAAIGATVRARRLEFGVSQEALALLTGIDRSHMGRIERGQRNLTILNLIRIADALNISPSKLLKSSGL; from the coding sequence ATGCAAAGGGTATCTGGCAAACGGGACGACGCAGGACATCTGGCCGCGATTGGCGCGACGGTCCGTGCTCGTCGGCTGGAGTTTGGCGTCTCGCAGGAAGCGCTTGCCCTTCTCACCGGAATCGATCGAAGTCACATGGGCCGCATCGAAAGAGGCCAGCGCAATTTGACCATCCTCAACCTCATCCGAATCGCTGACGCTCTGAATATTTCGCCATCGAAGCTTCTGAAAAGCTCTGGTCTCTAA
- a CDS encoding LysR family transcriptional regulator: MRLSFDALEVLDAIDRTGTFAEAAELLHRVPSALSYIVQKLESDLGVALFDRSGRRAKLTHAGCVVVEEGRRLLRAAEQLELKARRVQEGWETELRICVDEILPFAALWPYIRAFYALEMDTQLRLSTEVLGGTWDALISRRADLVVGAAGEPPVLPNIVAHEIGTLRHVFVVAPNHPLATLPEPLSMTTVIQHRGAVISDTSRESQPRSAAIDAGQPYLAVPTLAAKLAAQCEGLAVGTLPECVAARAIADGKLVAREVTGMRVTTQCYLAWRNDEAGRALHWWADQLNHADLVDRFTH, encoded by the coding sequence ATGAGGCTGTCATTCGACGCGCTCGAGGTGTTGGACGCAATTGACCGGACCGGCACTTTTGCCGAGGCCGCCGAACTTCTGCACCGAGTGCCATCCGCCTTGAGCTACATCGTGCAGAAACTTGAAAGCGATCTCGGCGTCGCACTGTTCGATCGAAGTGGCAGGCGCGCGAAGCTCACACATGCAGGATGCGTCGTTGTCGAGGAAGGCCGTCGGCTCTTGCGTGCCGCAGAGCAGCTCGAACTGAAAGCTCGACGCGTTCAAGAAGGCTGGGAAACGGAGTTGCGAATCTGCGTTGATGAGATCCTCCCATTCGCTGCACTCTGGCCTTACATACGTGCGTTCTACGCGCTCGAAATGGATACGCAGTTGCGCCTGTCGACCGAAGTGCTTGGCGGGACCTGGGACGCATTGATTTCACGTCGCGCAGATCTCGTCGTCGGCGCCGCCGGCGAGCCACCAGTCTTACCGAATATCGTCGCGCACGAGATCGGTACGTTGAGGCACGTCTTCGTCGTCGCACCCAACCACCCTCTCGCCACGTTGCCTGAGCCGCTTTCGATGACTACGGTCATCCAGCATCGTGGTGCAGTTATCAGCGACACGTCGCGCGAATCGCAGCCGCGCTCCGCCGCCATTGACGCCGGCCAACCGTATCTCGCGGTACCAACCCTCGCTGCAAAATTAGCCGCTCAATGCGAGGGGCTCGCGGTCGGGACGTTGCCGGAGTGTGTTGCGGCACGTGCGATCGCGGATGGCAAGCTTGTCGCGCGCGAGGTGACGGGGATGCGTGTCACTACTCAGTGCTATCTCGCATGGCGCAACGACGAGGCCGGGCGTGCGTTGCACTGGTGGGCCGATCAACTCAACCACGCCGACCTGGTCGACCGCTTTACCCACTGA
- the tnpB gene encoding IS66 family insertion sequence element accessory protein TnpB (TnpB, as the term is used for proteins encoded by IS66 family insertion elements, is considered an accessory protein, since TnpC, encoded by a neighboring gene, is a DDE family transposase.) codes for MPEVITLPAGTRIWLAAGVTDMRCGFQGLAAKVQAALEENPLGGHVFIFRGCRGDLVKLLWATDDGLWLLSKRLERGRFIWPQADGGKISLTVAQLSMLLEGIDWRQPRRTAPLSML; via the coding sequence ATGCCTGAAGTGATCACATTGCCGGCCGGCACCCGCATCTGGCTTGCGGCGGGCGTCACGGACATGCGCTGCGGCTTCCAGGGGCTTGCCGCGAAGGTGCAGGCGGCGCTCGAGGAGAATCCGCTGGGCGGCCACGTATTCATCTTCCGCGGATGTCGAGGCGATCTCGTGAAGTTGCTTTGGGCCACCGACGACGGGCTGTGGCTGCTGTCGAAGCGATTGGAACGCGGCCGCTTCATCTGGCCGCAGGCCGATGGCGGAAAGATCTCGCTCACGGTAGCGCAGCTGTCTATGCTTCTCGAAGGCATCGATTGGCGACAGCCCCGCCGTACGGCACCTCTGTCGATGCTGTAG
- a CDS encoding SRPBCC family protein — protein sequence MTDKLSAPFVIERRFAAPRELVYAALTEAEHLSTWMSPPGMEMSHCTVDARVGGVFHYAMKPRGVPDAPAMWGKWTFRELTPPTRIVVVVQFSDAEGGVTRHPMSAQWPLYTLSTTTLSEVEGGTLMHLEWRALDAGEAEEATFDASHASMSQGWGGTMDALDKYLIQLQADR from the coding sequence ATGACTGACAAACTTTCCGCGCCTTTCGTCATCGAGCGCCGCTTCGCTGCGCCGCGTGAACTCGTATACGCCGCGTTGACCGAAGCTGAGCACTTGAGTACGTGGATGAGTCCACCCGGGATGGAAATGTCTCACTGCACAGTGGATGCGCGTGTCGGTGGCGTCTTTCACTACGCGATGAAACCGCGCGGCGTGCCCGACGCTCCCGCTATGTGGGGCAAGTGGACGTTCCGCGAATTGACGCCCCCTACGCGTATTGTTGTCGTCGTGCAGTTTAGTGATGCCGAAGGCGGAGTGACGCGACATCCGATGTCCGCGCAATGGCCGCTTTATACGCTTTCGACGACGACGCTCAGCGAAGTCGAGGGTGGCACATTAATGCACCTTGAGTGGCGCGCGCTCGACGCCGGTGAAGCAGAGGAAGCCACCTTCGACGCGTCGCACGCCAGCATGTCTCAAGGTTGGGGCGGGACAATGGACGCGCTCGACAAGTACCTCATACAGCTGCAAGCCGATCGCTGA
- a CDS encoding transposase — protein sequence MSVSIVARRHDINANVVFGWRKQYREGKLELPRLAPSAMTGTELRSVDVIDSMSMLPAPQPTENTTSKVISGVLAPIPVCEIEVEVGKRLVRIRGLSVERAEAFLQECLK from the coding sequence ATGTCGGTGTCGATCGTCGCGCGGCGGCACGACATCAACGCCAACGTCGTGTTCGGGTGGCGCAAGCAATATCGGGAAGGCAAGCTGGAACTGCCACGACTGGCGCCATCGGCCATGACAGGCACGGAGTTGCGGAGCGTTGACGTGATCGATTCTATGTCGATGCTGCCGGCACCGCAGCCGACAGAAAACACGACGTCGAAGGTGATAAGCGGTGTTCTCGCACCGATCCCCGTGTGCGAAATTGAAGTGGAAGTCGGCAAACGGCTCGTGCGGATTCGCGGGCTGTCTGTCGAGCGCGCCGAAGCATTCCTGCAGGAATGCCTGAAGTGA
- a CDS encoding ATP-binding protein, protein MIRIGPLHVLLEKREIRLNGEPLRIGNRAFDVLELLIEAEGEVVSKDEIMRRVWAHTVVEENNLQVQIATLRKALGADRGRIVTAAGRGYRLVAVHDEDETSALAQTSRCPAEPRILFDPSMLVGRQCMIEEILAELERSRVVTLVGAGGIGKTRAAEETAARVAAQFEDGIAFVPLASVSNPRFALDALASALRMAAPVGGLSLEAIVAHLTNRRLLILLDNCEHLIDAAAQIASTITNANPGISVLATSREALRIPGERLHPVPPLDVPAEDDECDAILRTGAAQLFVTRARACDPHLSLDASSLRMIGSLCRRLDGLPLAIELAAARATALGIEVLTAHLDDHFRLLAGGFRTALPRHQTLKAMLDWSYRLLDESERGLLRLLGVFLDGFSLDALYHIVNARGLTRTMTLDALGGLVSKSLVIRESMNGTTRYRLLAVTRAYALQQLEDNGERKAAALAHARYFRALLTQASRGSDASAATSLDALRHELGNLRTALDWAFSPEGDKAVGIELATMAVPCLFDLSLVDECCERARVALDATLDPEVVPVSADTRMRLLAAYAASLAYTSGPTQIVHNAWSEVHALALAECDIEYELRALWGHWTACQQAGDVRIALQWANRLSERARELAQPASQVLALRSEAVALHYAGESAAACKLLEQMLCAYEHDSHRLTTLGIHIEQGIVAQATLARVRWCLGSTEDALRLVQHAYERACDYAHDLVTGYVLVEGLIPVALLSGAVDLAADGVAVLRTCATRSGFSTWLACCDCYAEYLRADTDAGTSRLPQFRAALDALRATGYHAPLTPLLARYARCLSDDGRHVEAVEALAFAQQHADVSGERWFVAQLEELRIKFAQPVYAVPATRGTLDAWWIA, encoded by the coding sequence ATGATCCGGATCGGACCCCTTCACGTTTTGTTAGAGAAGCGCGAGATTCGCTTGAACGGCGAACCGCTTCGCATCGGCAATCGCGCGTTCGATGTTCTCGAACTGCTAATTGAGGCCGAGGGCGAGGTGGTGTCGAAGGACGAAATCATGCGCCGCGTGTGGGCGCACACAGTCGTTGAGGAAAACAATCTCCAAGTGCAGATTGCCACGTTGCGCAAGGCTCTCGGCGCAGACCGCGGCCGGATCGTGACGGCTGCGGGGCGTGGCTATCGGCTCGTCGCCGTGCACGACGAAGATGAAACTAGTGCATTGGCACAGACCTCGCGATGCCCGGCTGAACCGCGCATCCTGTTCGACCCGTCGATGCTTGTCGGGCGGCAGTGCATGATCGAGGAAATTCTCGCCGAACTCGAGCGATCACGTGTCGTCACCCTTGTCGGCGCTGGCGGCATCGGCAAAACCCGGGCGGCTGAGGAGACAGCGGCCCGCGTTGCCGCGCAGTTTGAGGACGGTATTGCGTTTGTACCGCTAGCATCGGTGTCGAATCCGCGTTTCGCGCTCGATGCGCTTGCGAGTGCCCTGCGTATGGCCGCGCCGGTCGGCGGCTTGTCGCTTGAAGCGATCGTTGCTCATCTGACGAATCGCCGTTTGCTTATCCTGCTTGATAACTGCGAGCACCTTATCGATGCCGCCGCGCAGATCGCGAGCACAATTACCAATGCCAATCCAGGGATAAGCGTGCTGGCGACCAGTCGCGAGGCGTTGCGCATCCCGGGCGAGCGCCTGCATCCGGTCCCGCCGCTTGATGTTCCGGCGGAAGACGACGAGTGTGATGCGATCCTGCGGACCGGGGCAGCTCAGTTGTTTGTCACGCGTGCGCGGGCATGCGACCCGCACCTTTCCCTCGATGCGTCCAGTTTGCGGATGATTGGCAGTTTGTGCCGCCGACTCGATGGCCTTCCGCTTGCCATCGAGCTTGCCGCGGCACGTGCGACCGCACTCGGGATAGAGGTACTGACTGCGCACCTCGATGACCATTTTCGATTGCTGGCCGGAGGGTTCCGGACGGCTTTGCCGCGCCATCAAACACTGAAGGCCATGCTCGACTGGAGCTACCGACTGCTGGACGAGTCGGAACGTGGGCTGCTCCGCTTGTTGGGCGTGTTTCTCGATGGATTTTCGTTGGATGCTCTGTACCACATCGTCAATGCCCGTGGCCTCACACGGACCATGACGCTGGACGCTCTGGGGGGGCTAGTGTCCAAATCCCTCGTGATTAGAGAGAGCATGAATGGTACGACACGTTATCGGCTCCTCGCCGTCACGCGTGCATACGCGCTGCAACAGCTTGAGGACAATGGCGAGCGTAAGGCCGCTGCACTTGCGCATGCACGGTACTTCCGTGCGTTGTTGACTCAGGCCTCGCGCGGTAGCGATGCATCGGCAGCCACGTCGCTGGACGCGCTTCGGCATGAACTCGGCAATTTGCGTACCGCGCTTGACTGGGCGTTTTCGCCAGAAGGAGACAAGGCCGTCGGAATCGAGCTCGCGACCATGGCGGTACCATGTCTATTCGATCTCTCGCTTGTGGATGAGTGTTGTGAACGCGCGCGCGTCGCGCTCGACGCAACGCTCGATCCAGAAGTCGTTCCGGTATCGGCCGACACGCGGATGCGACTGCTTGCAGCCTATGCGGCCTCGCTTGCCTACACATCCGGTCCGACGCAGATTGTGCATAACGCATGGTCCGAGGTCCATGCGCTTGCGCTTGCTGAATGCGACATCGAATATGAACTGCGTGCGCTATGGGGGCACTGGACCGCCTGCCAACAGGCCGGCGACGTGCGCATCGCATTGCAGTGGGCAAACCGGTTGAGCGAGCGAGCCCGGGAACTCGCTCAACCGGCATCGCAGGTGCTGGCTCTGCGCAGCGAAGCCGTCGCGCTGCATTATGCGGGCGAGTCTGCTGCGGCTTGTAAATTGCTCGAGCAGATGCTGTGTGCTTATGAGCATGACTCGCATCGCTTGACGACGCTTGGCATACACATCGAGCAGGGCATCGTCGCGCAGGCAACACTCGCGCGTGTGCGCTGGTGTCTGGGATCCACGGAAGATGCGTTGCGGCTTGTGCAACATGCGTATGAGAGGGCATGCGATTACGCGCACGATCTCGTGACCGGATATGTGCTCGTCGAAGGGCTGATTCCAGTCGCGTTGCTCTCGGGGGCAGTCGACTTGGCGGCGGATGGAGTTGCCGTGTTGCGTACGTGTGCGACCCGTTCAGGATTTTCGACCTGGCTCGCCTGCTGCGACTGCTACGCCGAGTATCTTCGTGCCGATACTGACGCCGGCACGTCGCGGTTGCCGCAGTTTCGTGCCGCGCTCGATGCGTTGCGCGCAACCGGATACCACGCACCATTGACCCCACTATTGGCTCGCTACGCGCGTTGCTTGAGCGACGACGGGCGACACGTCGAAGCGGTCGAGGCGCTCGCATTCGCGCAGCAGCATGCTGACGTCAGCGGGGAGCGGTGGTTCGTCGCGCAACTCGAGGAATTGCGGATCAAGTTCGCTCAACCCGTGTATGCCGTGCCGGCCACTCGCGGTACGCTCGATGCCTGGTGGATCGCGTGA
- a CDS encoding ArsR/SmtB family transcription factor, with protein MEADPLTVTFAALADPTRRAILARLAQGEATVGDLAGPFDLSAPAISKHLRVLTRAGLITQGRDRQFRPCRIEPGPLKQAADWTLQYRALWEQRLDQLDSYLQQLQRHPVKDSNVNAAPRATPKVSSTRTRKTRPHD; from the coding sequence TTGGAAGCGGACCCTCTCACCGTCACATTTGCCGCGCTGGCTGACCCTACGCGACGAGCCATCCTCGCGAGGCTGGCGCAAGGCGAAGCCACGGTTGGCGATTTGGCAGGCCCTTTCGATTTGAGTGCGCCGGCCATCAGCAAGCACTTGCGCGTGCTCACGAGGGCCGGCCTGATCACTCAAGGGCGCGACCGCCAGTTTCGCCCGTGTCGTATCGAGCCTGGGCCACTCAAGCAGGCCGCCGACTGGACACTACAGTATCGCGCCCTGTGGGAACAACGTCTCGACCAGCTCGACAGTTACTTGCAGCAACTGCAGCGGCATCCTGTCAAGGACTCCAACGTAAACGCTGCGCCGAGAGCCACACCTAAAGTTTCCTCAACCAGAACCAGGAAGACTCGCCCCCATGACTGA
- the tnpC gene encoding IS66 family transposase, with product MPNLDDLPDDVAALKAMLAEARASAIERELEIEQLRREIAESDLEIARLKLLIDKLKRMQFGRKSEQLAREIERLELRLEDLSAGSSVADVQHAKVRREKPATGGESSAREPLPPHLPREDRVLKPDSICPKCDGTMQSLGEDVSEQLARVAAMFKVIRTIRHKMVCPSCGHIEQPSMPGLPIERSIAHPSLLADILVSKYADHAPLYRQSEIAARDGVTLDRASMGRWVGQCEALCRPLTDALRRYTMAGTKLHADDTPIPVLAPGNKKTKTGRLWVYVRDDSRSGSTEPAAVWFAYSPDRKGIHPQTHLAGFEGILQADAYGGFDELYVNGKICEAACWDHARRKYYEVHASTPTDETKSLLEMIGELYSIEADIRGKPPDERKRVRHEKSKPLLEAFEARIRGKLATLSRKSELAGAIQYSLNHWNALTLFCEAGQAEISNALAENALRCVSLGRKNFLFAGSDSGGERAAAMYSLLGTCKLSGINPRAYLEYVLTYIADHVANRVDELLPWNVADKLRLATPPKANI from the coding sequence ATGCCGAATCTCGACGATCTGCCCGACGATGTCGCTGCATTGAAGGCCATGCTGGCTGAGGCTCGCGCGTCGGCAATCGAAAGAGAACTCGAAATCGAGCAACTGCGCCGCGAGATTGCCGAGAGCGATCTTGAGATTGCACGGCTGAAACTCCTGATCGACAAGCTCAAGCGAATGCAGTTCGGCCGCAAGTCGGAGCAGCTCGCCCGAGAGATCGAGAGGCTTGAATTGCGGCTCGAGGATCTGAGCGCCGGGAGCAGCGTCGCCGACGTGCAGCATGCGAAGGTCCGGCGAGAAAAGCCAGCGACAGGTGGCGAGTCGTCGGCCCGGGAGCCGCTGCCGCCACATCTGCCGCGTGAAGACCGCGTGCTCAAACCGGATTCGATCTGCCCCAAGTGCGATGGCACCATGCAGAGCCTCGGCGAGGACGTCTCCGAACAGCTCGCCCGCGTCGCGGCGATGTTCAAGGTGATTCGCACGATCCGGCACAAGATGGTCTGTCCCAGCTGTGGCCACATCGAGCAGCCGTCGATGCCGGGGTTGCCGATCGAGCGTAGCATCGCCCATCCGAGTCTGCTTGCCGACATCCTGGTATCGAAGTACGCAGATCATGCGCCGCTGTACCGCCAGTCGGAGATCGCCGCGCGCGACGGTGTGACGCTTGATCGCGCCAGCATGGGCCGCTGGGTCGGGCAATGCGAGGCGCTCTGCCGCCCGCTGACCGACGCACTGCGCCGGTACACGATGGCGGGCACGAAGCTGCACGCGGACGACACGCCGATCCCCGTGCTTGCGCCGGGCAACAAGAAAACGAAGACCGGACGACTCTGGGTGTACGTGCGCGACGACAGCCGTTCGGGCTCGACGGAGCCGGCCGCGGTGTGGTTCGCGTACTCGCCCGATCGCAAAGGCATCCATCCCCAGACCCATCTCGCTGGATTCGAAGGCATCCTGCAAGCCGATGCATATGGCGGCTTCGACGAGCTGTACGTGAACGGCAAAATCTGCGAGGCTGCGTGTTGGGACCACGCGCGGAGAAAATACTACGAGGTCCACGCTAGCACGCCGACGGACGAAACCAAGAGCTTGCTCGAAATGATCGGCGAGCTCTACAGCATCGAAGCCGACATCCGTGGCAAGCCGCCCGATGAACGAAAGCGCGTGCGGCATGAGAAAAGCAAGCCACTGCTGGAGGCCTTCGAAGCGAGGATTCGGGGCAAGCTCGCAACGCTGTCGCGCAAGTCGGAGCTGGCCGGCGCGATCCAGTACTCGTTGAATCACTGGAATGCTCTGACGTTGTTCTGCGAGGCCGGGCAAGCCGAGATCAGCAACGCGCTGGCCGAGAACGCTCTGCGCTGCGTGAGCCTTGGGAGGAAAAACTTCCTGTTTGCCGGCTCCGACAGCGGAGGCGAGCGGGCCGCCGCAATGTACAGTCTGCTTGGGACATGCAAGCTCAGCGGTATCAACCCGCGCGCCTATCTGGAATACGTCCTGACCTACATTGCTGATCACGTCGCCAATCGCGTTGACGAACTGTTGCCCTGGAACGTGGCTGACAAACTGAGGCTAGCCACTCCGCCCAAGGCGAACATCTGA
- a CDS encoding phage integrase family protein — MGTASTSSAGSDDGNLPATALPNLASLAALRAWHAGLTARAAVERYLPHRRADGQSSRGLLGQIRRQLVACAIARQRDDLIPLFTHPAADRTRHAAQVITALDVLRTAPIPVPQPTDPVARWLPPRIVRALGVAGIDSFGDLLVRRVHRPGWWRSIPGLGGQGAHRVEAFLSQHPDLSRRAATLVPYEAATAQLAPRWSLDALPADLDGSRGRFRAPHDTCGLAAANDHQAVEAWLALHEGTHTVRAYRREAERLLLWAIVERRQPLSSLTTDDAIAYRAFLRHPTPAARWIGPPRPRTTPAWRPFTGHLTARSTAYALAVLRALFGWLVDQHYVVLNPFAGVTVRGGAARAPFDTGRALNGREWKIVRAAADQLERTGWTAPAAERLRFVLDFGYATGLRAQELVAATLGDITADARGALWLQVTGKGAKSGRVALPPLARDALRRALKARGLPVMRTRWHPATPLVTALNSERRGKRHAGISAARLRQVLGECFRDTAERVSTRNPPLAEKLLHASPHWLRHTHATHALDAGVELVIVRDNLRHASVATTSTYLHGEEAKRARQVGAAFQRQPRRSQHRDTSRGTR, encoded by the coding sequence ATGGGTACTGCATCGACCTCCTCCGCAGGGTCGGACGACGGAAATCTCCCAGCGACCGCCCTGCCCAATCTCGCCTCGTTGGCCGCCCTGCGCGCCTGGCACGCCGGGCTCACGGCCCGCGCGGCGGTCGAGCGCTATCTGCCGCACCGCAGGGCCGACGGCCAGTCGTCACGCGGGCTCCTGGGGCAGATCCGCCGCCAACTCGTCGCGTGCGCGATCGCCCGCCAGCGCGACGACTTGATCCCGTTGTTCACCCACCCAGCCGCCGACCGTACCCGTCATGCGGCGCAGGTCATCACCGCGCTCGACGTCCTGCGGACTGCCCCCATCCCGGTGCCACAGCCGACCGACCCGGTGGCCCGCTGGCTGCCGCCGCGCATCGTACGCGCACTCGGCGTCGCCGGCATCGACTCGTTCGGCGACCTGCTGGTGCGGAGGGTCCACCGCCCGGGCTGGTGGCGTTCGATTCCGGGGCTGGGGGGCCAGGGTGCACACCGCGTCGAAGCCTTCCTCTCCCAACACCCGGACCTGAGCCGGCGCGCCGCCACGCTGGTTCCTTACGAGGCAGCGACCGCTCAGTTGGCCCCGCGATGGTCCCTGGATGCGCTGCCCGCCGACCTCGACGGTTCGCGGGGCCGCTTCCGGGCCCCGCACGACACCTGCGGCCTCGCCGCCGCCAACGACCACCAGGCGGTCGAGGCATGGCTGGCACTCCACGAGGGCACCCATACGGTGCGAGCCTACCGGCGCGAGGCCGAACGGCTGTTGTTGTGGGCCATTGTCGAGCGCCGCCAGCCCCTCTCGTCGCTCACCACCGACGACGCGATCGCCTATCGGGCTTTCCTGCGCCACCCGACGCCCGCCGCCCGCTGGATCGGTCCACCGCGCCCGCGCACGACGCCCGCGTGGCGTCCGTTCACGGGACACCTGACGGCGCGGTCAACCGCGTATGCGCTGGCCGTCCTGCGCGCCCTCTTCGGGTGGCTCGTTGACCAGCATTACGTCGTGCTCAATCCGTTTGCAGGCGTGACAGTGCGTGGCGGCGCAGCCCGTGCACCGTTTGATACCGGGCGGGCGTTGAATGGTCGAGAGTGGAAGATCGTGCGGGCTGCAGCCGACCAGCTCGAGCGGACCGGCTGGACCGCACCGGCCGCAGAGCGGCTGCGCTTTGTACTGGATTTTGGCTATGCGACGGGCCTGCGGGCACAGGAGCTAGTGGCGGCGACGCTGGGCGACATCACGGCGGACGCCCGCGGCGCGTTATGGCTGCAGGTAACAGGAAAAGGGGCGAAATCGGGGCGCGTGGCCCTGCCGCCCCTCGCGCGAGACGCGCTGCGGCGCGCACTGAAGGCGCGGGGTCTGCCGGTCATGCGCACTCGCTGGCATCCGGCGACACCGTTGGTCACCGCACTCAATTCAGAGCGTCGCGGGAAACGCCACGCCGGCATCAGTGCAGCGCGGTTGCGGCAGGTGTTAGGTGAGTGTTTTCGGGACACGGCCGAGCGCGTGAGCACCCGCAATCCCCCGCTTGCCGAGAAGCTACTGCATGCCAGTCCCCACTGGCTACGTCATACACATGCCACCCATGCACTAGACGCCGGCGTGGAGCTGGTTATCGTGCGAGACAACCTGCGTCACGCCTCGGTGGCGACCACGTCGACCTATCTCCATGGGGAAGAGGCTAAGCGCGCGCGTCAGGTGGGTGCAGCCTTCCAGCGCCAGCCCCGCCGATCACAACATCGAGACACGTCCCGTGGAACCCGATAA
- a CDS encoding 3'-5' exoribonuclease: MTDTRFQNGPTWSVPSSGRSSWKNRFFVDTEFTDFEAPQLISLAIVGENGAEFYGECTDYDATRCSDFVRAVVLPQLGRLKGRAMPFDQLSQALQAWGESIPTTSKPVLCYDLQTDLDLLRSLLGGSFPEGWAREDVRGQIDLRRLAEYFARHGGEHHALHDARANAYAYIG, encoded by the coding sequence ATGACGGATACACGCTTCCAAAACGGACCGACCTGGTCGGTACCTTCCAGCGGCCGTAGCAGTTGGAAAAATCGTTTCTTCGTCGACACCGAGTTCACGGACTTCGAGGCGCCTCAACTCATTAGTTTGGCCATCGTTGGGGAAAACGGGGCTGAATTCTACGGCGAATGCACGGACTACGATGCAACGCGCTGCAGTGACTTCGTTCGGGCCGTGGTGCTGCCGCAACTGGGGCGACTCAAGGGCCGTGCGATGCCATTTGATCAACTGAGTCAAGCGCTACAGGCTTGGGGCGAGAGCATCCCGACGACCTCGAAGCCGGTGCTTTGCTACGACCTTCAAACAGACTTAGATCTGCTGCGATCCCTGCTTGGTGGCTCGTTCCCCGAGGGATGGGCGCGTGAGGATGTCCGTGGCCAAATCGATCTTCGGCGGCTCGCCGAATACTTCGCGCGACACGGCGGCGAGCACCACGCGTTGCACGATGCTCGCGCAAACGCATACGCCTATATTGGTTGA